The following proteins are encoded in a genomic region of Pseudodesulfovibrio mercurii:
- a CDS encoding AraC family transcriptional regulator: MSAPARQETSHVATLPLWGGVELLRARFVTQRFSRHFHEGFAVGCIGDGAMRFRYRGESVVAARGQVNLVVPGEPHDGQGAGEGGWAYRMFYLSPAALMAAARELRDQPDLPHFRAGVLDDPALAECITRTHRCLEQPETPLMEKETRLLGLLAAWIKRHADDRRGGVRAGREHRAVNRARAVIEDRFAEDLPLSDLAREAGLSPFHLVRVFEGQLGITPHAYLTQVRVERARGRLAGEGRVADIAMDCGFADQAHLTRLFKRQTGITPARYRKMLQNS, translated from the coding sequence ATGTCCGCGCCCGCCCGCCAGGAAACCAGCCACGTCGCGACCCTGCCCCTGTGGGGCGGGGTGGAGTTGTTGCGCGCGCGGTTCGTGACCCAGCGCTTTTCCCGGCACTTCCACGAGGGGTTCGCCGTGGGCTGCATCGGGGACGGGGCCATGCGTTTCCGCTATCGCGGCGAGTCCGTGGTGGCCGCGCGCGGCCAGGTCAACCTGGTGGTGCCGGGCGAGCCCCACGACGGCCAGGGGGCCGGGGAGGGCGGCTGGGCCTACCGCATGTTCTACCTCTCCCCGGCCGCGCTCATGGCCGCCGCGCGCGAGCTCAGGGATCAGCCCGACCTGCCCCATTTCCGGGCGGGCGTGCTCGACGACCCGGCCCTGGCCGAGTGCATCACCCGCACTCATCGCTGCCTGGAACAGCCGGAGACCCCGCTCATGGAAAAGGAGACCCGGTTGCTCGGGCTGCTCGCCGCCTGGATCAAGCGGCACGCGGACGACCGCCGGGGCGGGGTCCGGGCCGGGCGGGAGCACCGCGCCGTGAACCGGGCGCGGGCCGTCATCGAGGACCGCTTCGCCGAGGACCTGCCCCTGTCCGACCTGGCCCGCGAGGCTGGGCTGTCGCCCTTCCACCTGGTGCGCGTCTTCGAGGGACAGCTCGGCATCACGCCCCACGCCTACCTGACCCAGGTCCGGGTGGAGCGGGCACGCGGCCGCCTGGCCGGGGAGGGCCGCGTGGCCGACATCGCCATGGACTGCGGCTTCGCGGACCAGGCCCACCTGACCCGACTGTTCAAGCGCCAGACCGGGATCACCCCCGCCCGATACCGCAAGATGCTTCAAAACTCCTGA
- a CDS encoding outer membrane beta-barrel protein translates to MRQTFLTLTLALALVLSLSALAAAEDWRLEGAVGLNYGEAGARDENINGTEVDGSIGTGNGFTGAVNLWKDRMFADWFSLGAAYSFRSNKMNYHTTGSGGTSQRMNTDIMMNDFQIKAAARKNDGDIHPYIGAGLGFSYMNGKISVDGGSQERGETFAPTLSAFVGYDYDINETYYTGLDVAYTYSTGEVVGIQVYHNTLGAMFKLGMKF, encoded by the coding sequence ATGCGACAAACATTTCTGACTCTGACTCTGGCCCTGGCCCTGGTGTTGTCCCTCTCCGCCCTGGCGGCCGCCGAGGACTGGCGGCTGGAAGGCGCCGTCGGCCTGAACTACGGCGAGGCGGGCGCCCGCGACGAGAACATCAACGGCACCGAAGTGGACGGTTCCATCGGCACGGGCAACGGCTTCACCGGCGCCGTGAACCTGTGGAAAGACCGGATGTTCGCCGACTGGTTCTCCCTGGGCGCCGCGTATTCGTTCCGCTCCAACAAGATGAACTACCACACCACCGGTTCCGGCGGCACTTCCCAGCGCATGAACACGGACATCATGATGAACGATTTCCAGATCAAGGCCGCCGCGCGCAAAAACGACGGCGACATCCATCCATACATCGGCGCGGGCCTGGGCTTCAGCTACATGAACGGCAAGATCTCCGTCGACGGCGGCTCCCAGGAGCGCGGCGAGACCTTCGCCCCGACCCTCAGCGCCTTTGTCGGCTACGACTACGACATCAACGAGACCTACTACACCGGCCTCGACGTGGCCTACACCTACTCCACCGGCGAGGTGGTAGGGATACAGGTGTACCACAACACCCTGGGGGCCATGTTCAAGCTGGGCATGAAGTTCTAG
- a CDS encoding DMT family transporter, with protein sequence MPKQYLARLNLSLAMILVGSSVVAGRIMVEELPVYLASALRFALALAILLPMLNAREGGLPSLCRRTWLKLAVQSLCGSFLFTVFLLHGLTLTGPASAGIITSTTPACMGLIAWLFLRDRPSRRVLLGICLSVAGVLVINLVGTAGPGGANPVVGNLLVLAAVLFESLFLLIRKTVPEPLSPLAAATVISLFGLAWFLPMGVVEAARTDLAAISATGWLVIGYYGAFVTVLAYLFWFAGVTKVPPSTAGVFTAVMPVSALVLSALVLHEPVGWQQLTGCGCVLAGIVLISR encoded by the coding sequence ATGCCCAAACAATACCTCGCCCGTCTCAACCTCTCCCTGGCCATGATCCTGGTCGGCAGCTCCGTGGTCGCCGGCCGGATCATGGTCGAGGAACTGCCCGTGTACCTGGCCTCGGCCCTGCGCTTCGCCCTGGCCCTGGCCATCCTCCTGCCCATGCTTAACGCACGCGAGGGCGGCCTGCCGAGCCTGTGCCGGAGGACCTGGCTCAAGCTGGCCGTCCAGTCCCTGTGCGGCTCCTTCCTGTTCACCGTGTTCCTGCTCCACGGCCTGACCCTGACCGGCCCGGCCTCGGCCGGGATCATCACCTCCACCACCCCGGCCTGCATGGGGCTCATCGCCTGGCTCTTCCTCAGGGACCGGCCGTCGCGCCGGGTTCTGCTCGGCATCTGCCTGTCCGTGGCGGGCGTGCTGGTCATCAATCTGGTCGGGACCGCCGGGCCGGGCGGCGCGAACCCCGTGGTCGGCAACCTGCTGGTCCTGGCCGCCGTGCTTTTCGAGTCCCTGTTCCTGCTCATCCGCAAGACCGTGCCCGAACCCCTCTCGCCCCTGGCTGCGGCCACCGTCATCTCCCTCTTCGGCTTGGCCTGGTTCCTGCCCATGGGGGTCGTCGAGGCCGCGCGCACCGATCTCGCGGCCATCTCCGCCACCGGCTGGCTGGTGATCGGCTACTACGGGGCGTTCGTCACCGTGCTCGCCTACCTCTTCTGGTTCGCGGGCGTGACCAAAGTCCCGCCGTCCACGGCCGGGGTCTTCACCGCGGTCATGCCCGTGTCCGCCCTGGTCCTGTCCGCCCTGGTCCTCCACGAGCCCGTGGGCTGGCAGCAGCTCACCGGCTGCGGCTGCGTCCTCGCGGGCATCGTGCTGATCTCGCGCTGA
- a CDS encoding AAA family ATPase, producing MTAPAPRNSLLLRTDALEQCRYLDRSHIRVLSVTAQAGSGKTVLISQYDETSDTPFAWVTCSVRHADPRVLFEDVARTLEKSCPALESEAVLNIFEQPLSTDELIDLGVHRLREALEALDTPLTLVMDDAHRLLGHDAALRLIRRIQDDTPHSLRLIVISRLPLRLAGGALFAPGEQLVVDQSILALNREEIASLYCGVFGIPVSTKHIDRLFETTEGWVAALVLLRNTEDPTMLKSPAEVRAVGRYFDELTVSMDPDAARELLLAASLDAIVPDVLGDLLSPALLDWLTAMAANNLFVRFGVESGRTILRLHHLFQAHLAEKGGAAVPAEERRAYLARCGAAFLNAGEVSIGLDYLVAAGAWVEVEGALKAHGLAMVADNLHWTLLNLLDAVPGPVLAASGWMTLVHGIVLLNVRPKDSADSLRRAIDLLREEGDPVGELIATAMLNTCNVMILGRFGRRANLVRRAVELFEPMKDRLPSPLIKLVAQSLSLGYAYLESDLPMAGRYYELALAHTEGKKADTDPELLLCRLLLLVLGGDVNGALDALSPFFPLSNDTMISPTVRYWLDIVQANYLLMAGDIAGYRHMRACIGTKWGDKPDRSFIAVFLVVWDLDRLMTEGRYAEAHALAAGFDAAHPETLPHMRSQILHYRMLAAAHLGKREEALRVMRAALRQRAIGGGIWFSLLTRSLVGAALSLLGETRAAERVFHACLKGYRDRDIVHPHTVYAYRAAMRFGTGRDQEALRDLGALLGLMRRRRVPHFFGWSPRIMERLLCRAVRDNVEKRYALDLARDRLGLDILDDGTPVPLLRIECAATLRLSLGPVSLSEDELSPMWRKVLRLLGESPRRVLGVEALQEELWPGSSPEKTRSKFDTMLSRLRARIGAVFGEDARQRYLQLHGQKLYLRHCAIDLHQALRYAGEGLEHAARDRYWQAQTAFTHMRGRLGAAYEQPAAWAAGQEAREVIIRALVAWSALLVRCNAPRQALEVVDKALALDPINDTAQRRRYDLLASLKRTAEAWKSIKRYRTALAEEGFDEQEIAQAIDNIFVS from the coding sequence ATGACCGCCCCCGCTCCACGCAATTCACTGCTGCTGCGCACCGACGCCCTCGAACAATGCCGCTACCTGGACCGGTCGCACATCCGGGTGCTTTCGGTCACGGCCCAGGCGGGTTCCGGCAAGACCGTCCTCATCTCCCAGTATGACGAGACCTCGGACACGCCCTTCGCCTGGGTGACCTGCTCGGTGCGGCACGCGGACCCCCGCGTGCTCTTCGAGGACGTCGCCCGGACCCTGGAGAAGTCCTGCCCGGCCCTTGAGAGCGAGGCCGTGCTCAACATCTTCGAGCAGCCGCTGAGCACGGACGAACTCATCGACCTCGGCGTCCACCGGCTGCGCGAGGCCCTGGAGGCCCTGGACACGCCCCTGACCCTGGTCATGGACGATGCCCACCGGCTGCTCGGGCACGACGCGGCCCTGCGGCTCATCCGTCGCATTCAGGACGACACCCCGCACTCCCTGCGGCTGATCGTCATCTCCCGCCTCCCGTTGCGGCTGGCGGGCGGGGCGCTCTTCGCGCCCGGCGAACAGCTGGTCGTGGACCAGTCGATCCTGGCCCTGAACCGCGAGGAGATCGCCAGCCTGTACTGCGGCGTGTTCGGCATCCCCGTCAGCACGAAGCACATCGACCGGCTGTTCGAGACCACCGAGGGGTGGGTCGCCGCCCTGGTCCTGCTGCGCAACACCGAGGACCCGACCATGCTCAAGTCCCCGGCCGAGGTGCGGGCCGTGGGCCGGTATTTCGATGAACTGACCGTGTCCATGGACCCGGACGCGGCGCGGGAGCTGCTGCTGGCCGCGTCCCTGGACGCCATCGTCCCGGACGTGCTGGGGGACCTGCTTTCCCCGGCCCTGCTGGACTGGCTGACCGCCATGGCGGCCAACAACCTGTTCGTGCGCTTTGGCGTCGAGAGCGGCCGGACCATCCTGCGCCTGCACCACCTCTTCCAGGCCCACCTGGCGGAAAAGGGCGGGGCGGCCGTCCCGGCCGAAGAGCGGCGGGCCTATCTGGCCCGCTGCGGCGCGGCCTTCCTGAACGCGGGCGAGGTCAGCATCGGCCTGGACTATCTGGTCGCGGCCGGTGCCTGGGTGGAGGTCGAGGGCGCGCTGAAGGCCCACGGCCTCGCCATGGTCGCCGACAATCTCCACTGGACCCTGCTCAACCTGCTCGACGCCGTGCCCGGCCCGGTCCTGGCGGCCAGCGGCTGGATGACCCTGGTCCACGGCATCGTCCTCCTGAACGTCCGGCCCAAGGACAGCGCCGATTCGCTGCGCCGGGCCATCGACCTGCTCCGGGAGGAGGGCGACCCGGTGGGGGAGCTGATCGCCACGGCCATGCTGAACACCTGCAACGTCATGATCCTGGGCCGGTTCGGGCGCCGGGCCAACCTGGTGCGCCGCGCGGTGGAGCTGTTCGAGCCCATGAAGGACCGGCTGCCGTCCCCCCTGATCAAGCTGGTCGCGCAATCCCTGTCCCTGGGCTACGCCTATCTCGAATCGGACCTGCCCATGGCGGGCCGCTACTACGAACTGGCCCTGGCGCACACGGAGGGGAAAAAGGCGGACACGGACCCCGAGCTGCTGCTCTGCCGACTGCTGCTGCTCGTGCTCGGCGGCGACGTGAACGGCGCGCTGGACGCGCTGTCCCCGTTCTTCCCGCTGTCCAACGACACCATGATCAGCCCGACCGTGCGCTACTGGCTGGACATCGTGCAGGCGAACTATCTCCTCATGGCCGGGGACATCGCCGGGTACCGGCACATGCGGGCGTGCATCGGGACCAAGTGGGGGGATAAGCCCGACCGGTCGTTCATCGCCGTCTTCCTCGTGGTCTGGGACCTGGACAGGCTCATGACGGAAGGGCGCTATGCCGAGGCCCACGCCCTGGCCGCCGGTTTCGACGCCGCCCATCCCGAGACCCTTCCGCACATGCGCAGCCAGATCCTGCACTACCGGATGCTCGCCGCCGCCCATCTGGGGAAACGGGAGGAGGCCCTGCGGGTCATGCGCGCGGCCCTTCGCCAGCGGGCCATCGGGGGCGGCATCTGGTTCAGTCTGCTGACCCGCTCCCTGGTCGGGGCCGCCCTCTCCCTGCTGGGCGAAACCCGGGCCGCCGAACGCGTCTTCCACGCCTGCCTGAAAGGCTATCGGGACAGGGACATCGTCCATCCGCATACCGTCTATGCCTACCGGGCCGCCATGCGTTTCGGGACCGGCCGCGACCAGGAGGCCTTGCGGGACCTGGGCGCCCTGCTCGGGCTCATGCGGCGGCGCCGGGTTCCGCATTTTTTCGGCTGGTCGCCCCGGATAATGGAGCGGCTGCTGTGCCGGGCGGTCAGGGATAACGTCGAAAAGCGCTACGCCCTGGACCTGGCCCGCGACCGGCTGGGACTGGACATCCTCGACGACGGGACGCCCGTCCCGCTGTTGCGCATCGAGTGCGCGGCGACCCTGCGGCTGTCCCTCGGGCCGGTGAGCCTGTCCGAGGACGAGCTGTCCCCCATGTGGCGGAAGGTCCTTCGGCTGCTGGGCGAGTCCCCCCGCCGGGTGCTCGGCGTCGAGGCCCTTCAGGAGGAGTTGTGGCCGGGCAGTTCCCCGGAAAAGACGCGCTCCAAGTTCGACACCATGCTGTCGCGCCTGCGCGCCAGGATCGGCGCGGTCTTCGGCGAGGATGCACGGCAGCGCTACCTGCAGCTCCACGGCCAGAAACTGTATCTCAGGCATTGCGCCATCGACCTGCACCAGGCCCTGCGGTACGCCGGGGAAGGCCTGGAACACGCGGCCCGGGACCGGTACTGGCAGGCGCAGACCGCGTTCACGCACATGCGCGGCCGGTTGGGCGCGGCCTACGAGCAGCCCGCGGCCTGGGCGGCCGGGCAGGAGGCCAGGGAGGTCATCATCCGGGCGCTGGTCGCCTGGTCGGCCCTGCTGGTCCGGTGCAACGCCCCGAGGCAGGCCCTGGAGGTCGTGGACAAGGCCCTGGCCCTGGACCCCATCAACGACACCGCCCAACGGCGGCGCTACGACCTGCTGGCCTCGCTCAAGCGCACTGCGGAGGCCTGGAAGAGCATCAAGCGCTATCGCACCGCCCTGGCCGAGGAGGGCTTCGACGAGCAGGAGATAGCCCAGGCCATCGACAACATCTTCGTCTCCTGA